The Malus domestica chromosome 10, GDT2T_hap1 genome contains a region encoding:
- the LOC103446389 gene encoding dof zinc finger protein DOF1.4: MLSNCDHEKMALLISSTTNEWPQMQQDIQIDDIDHQRGLNNNNNAMSSSTSSSANRIMEKPGQEQLQLQQQALKCPRCDSSNTKFCYYNNYSLSQPRHFCKACKRYWTRGGTLRNVPVGGGCRKNKRVKRPGSTSSTSSAMDGGTPSSSSSVPSTTAAVNNNNSNPNSHPSHIDQINPLFYGLSSNPFMDTASGFDLHQLNHQAQLGLGFSSSSGTNMMSSDNYRNRFNPASNSSLPSNYSSMFSTSPSTTAPTVASVLASKFINGGAFKDIQTRGPHQHNQYFQSLLPFEDLQIAAGSNGEAGSASKDVKVEDHGGQNRLEWNNNNGSSNVNGNMNCQNQITEQMGLSDPTLYWNSSTLGSNWHDPANLGSSVSSLI, translated from the exons ATGTTGAGCAACTGTGATCATGAGAAGATGGCTCTACTCATCTCTTCAACTACTAACGAATGGCCACAg ATGCAGCAGGATATTCAAATCGATGATATAGATCATCAAAGGGGCTTGAACAACAACAATAACGCTATGTCTTCATCGACGTCGTCGTCGGCGAATCGGATAATGGAGAAACCAGGTCAAGAACAACTCCAGCTCCAACAGCAAGCCCTAAAGTGCCCTCGCTGCGATTCGTCAAACACCAAGTTCTGTTACTACAACAACTACAGCTTGTCTCAGCCGAGGCACTTCTGCAAGGCCTGCAAGCGCTACTGGACCCGAGGTGGGACCCTCCGCAACGTTCCAGTCGGTGGAGGATGCCGAAAGAACAAGCGCGTGAAGAGGCCTGGCTCGACATCTTCAACATCATCAGCCATGGATGGTGGAACTCcgtcttcttcctcttcagTTCCTAGCACTACTGCTGctgttaataataataattcaaaccCTAATTCACACCCGTCCCACATCGATCAAATCAATCCGCTCTTTTATGGGTTGTCTAGTAACCCTTTTATGGATACTGCTTCAGGGTTTGATCTTCATCAGTTGAATCATCAGGCTCAGCTGGGATTAGGGTTTTCATCATCGTCAGGTACTAATATGATGTCCAGTGATAATTATCGAAACCGGTTTAATCCCGCTTCAAATTCATCGCTTCCTTCCAATTATAGTTCCATGTTTAGTACTTCCCCATCCACCACAGCTCCAACTGTGGCTTCTGTGCTTGCttctaaattcatcaatggcGGTGCTTTCAAAGATATTCAAACTAGAGGGCCTCATCAGCATAATCAATACTTCCAGTCCTTGCTACCATTTGAAGATCTTCAAATAGCGGCCGGAAGCAACGGTGAGGCTGGTAGTGCCTCGAAAGACGTGAAAGTAGAAGATCATGGTGGCCAAAACAGGTTAGAGTGGAATAATAACAATGGCAGCAGTAATGTGAATGGTAATATGAATTGCCAGAATCAGATCACGGAGCAGATGGGGCTCTCAGATCCTACTCTTTACTGGAACTCATCGACTCTCGGTTCTAATTGGCATGATCCGGCAAATCTTGGGTCCTCAGTCTCTTCACTGATCTAG